One window of the Synechococcus sp. CC9311 genome contains the following:
- the trxA gene encoding thioredoxin: MSSATAVTDASFEQDVLQSDVPVLVDFWAPWCGPCRMVAPIVDEISKEFEGKIKVFKLNTDENPNVASQYGIRSIPTLMVFKGGQKVDTVVGAVPKATLSGTISKHL; this comes from the coding sequence CTACCGCTGTAACCGACGCATCCTTTGAACAGGATGTCCTTCAAAGTGACGTTCCTGTCTTAGTTGACTTCTGGGCTCCCTGGTGTGGCCCATGCCGCATGGTGGCTCCGATTGTTGACGAGATCTCTAAGGAATTCGAAGGCAAGATCAAAGTCTTCAAGCTCAATACCGACGAGAACCCCAACGTCGCCAGCCAGTACGGGATTCGCAGCATCCCCACTTTGATGGTGTTCAAGGGGGGCCAGAAAGTTGACACCGTCGTTGGCGCAGTTCCCAAAGCCACGCTCTCCGGCACGATTTCCAAGCATCTCTAA